In Aspergillus luchuensis IFO 4308 DNA, chromosome 1, nearly complete sequence, the following are encoded in one genomic region:
- the CON10 gene encoding general stress protein (COG:S;~EggNog:ENOG410PSQJ;~InterPro:IPR019626;~PFAM:PF10685): MASNSNPGNFANRPHDEVSNIAKKGGQSSHSGGFASMDPDKQRDIASQGGQASSGSFQPGDPRARAAGQKGGSRTQYDQYDEDEPEE, encoded by the exons ATGGCATCCAACTCCAACCCCGGAAACTTCGCCAACCGGCCCCACGACGAAGTGTCGAATATCGCCAAGAAGGGTGGCCAGTCTAGTCACTCGGGCGGGTTTGCCAGTATGGATCCTGATAAGCAG CGCGACATCGCATCCCAAGGTGGCCAGGCCTCCAGCGGTAGCTTCCAACCCGGAGACCCTAGAGCCCGTGCTGCTGGCCAGAAGGGCGGATCGAGAACCCAGTACGATCAatatgatgaggatgaaccTGAGGAGTAA